A single genomic interval of Lathyrus oleraceus cultivar Zhongwan6 chromosome 7, CAAS_Psat_ZW6_1.0, whole genome shotgun sequence harbors:
- the LOC127105457 gene encoding GDSL esterase/lipase At5g22810 encodes MSYLSVVSTIFFLLFVLIVPINGKPRVPALFIFGDSILDVGNNNYLPTLVKANFLPYGRDFENHIPTGRFSNGKLISDFTSEILGFTSYQPAYLSLYIKGKNILNGANFASAGSGYHDSTAKLYHSLSLSQQLEHYKEYQKELMKIAGRTDALSIIDGALYIVSFGSGDILLNYYINPLLRLVYTPDQFTDILAQNYADFIQNLYAQGARKIGVISVGAIGCLPAAISLFDSPYSNKCVVELNNVALTFNQKLNSTSVNLRKMLPGLNVVLLDSYQPIYNLITRPLEYGFSETRKGCFGTSFLEKTSTSYNNNKKTSVRLCPNASKYVFWDGLHLTETANKFITTKLISDGISLIT; translated from the exons ATGAGTTATTTAAGTGTTGTTTCAACtattttctttcttctttttgttCTTATAGTCCCCATTAATGGAAAACCTCGAGTCCCTGCATTGTTCATTTTTGGAGACTCTATTCTTGACGTTGGCAATAACAACTATCTACCTACTTTGGTTAAAGCAAACTTTCTTCCTTATGGAAGAGATTTTGAAAATCACATTCCAACCGGAAGATTTTCCAATGGAAAACTTATCAGTGACTTTACAT CTGAAATTCTCGGATTTACCTCCTATCAACCTGCTTATCTGAGTTTATATATCAAAGGAAAGAACATCTTGAATGGGGCCAACTTTGCCTCAGCTGGTTCTGGTTACCATGATTCTACAGCCAAATTATAT CATTCGCTGTCATTGAGCCAACAACTAGAGCACTATAAGGAGTACCAAAAGGAATTAATGAAAATTGCAGGGAGAACAGATGCATTGTCTATTATAGATGGTGCTTTATATATTGTTTCTTTTGGAAGTGGtgatattttattgaattattaCATAAATCCATTGCTTCGCCTGGTTTATACTCCTGATCAATTCACAGACATTCTTGCACAAAATTATGCTGATTTCATCCAG AATTTATATGCACAAGGAGCAAGAAAAATAGGTGTGATTTCAGTAGGTGCGATAGGTTGCTTGCCTGCGGCCATTAGTTTGTTTGATTCTCCATATAGCAACAAATGTGTAGTGGAATTGAACAATGTTGCTCTTACCTTTAATCAAAAGCTCAACTCCACATCTGTGAACTTGAGAAAAATGCTTCCTGGTCTCAATGTGGTGCTTCTTGATAGCTATCAACCTATCTATAATCTAATCACTCGACCCTTGGAATATG GATTTTCTGAAACAAGGAAGGGTTGTTTTGGGACGAGCTTCCTAGAGAAAACTTCTACatcatataataataataaaaagacTTCTGTAAGATTATGTCCTAATGCATCTAAATATGTGTTCTGGGATGGCCTTCATCTCACAGAGACCGCAAACAAGTTTATCACCACTAAGTTGATTTCTGACGGCATCTCCCTTATAACCTAA